CGCAGTGCGACTCCGCGATCACCCGGTAGCTGACCCGCCAGGCCGGCGCGGGCACCAGGCAGGAAACGGCCAGGTCGTGCTCGCCGGGCGCGAGCCGCAGCGAGACCGCCTGCATGCCCCCGGCGCGCCTTCCGGCATCGAGGAAGCGGCCAAGGTCCTGCCCGGCCCGCGCATCGAGCGGCACGAGCCGCGCGACCTCGGCCGCCGGCAGCGCCCGCACCCCGCCGCCGGCCTCGTCGGCAAGCATCAGCGTGGCGCCCTTCAGGCGTCGCCGCTCCTTCGCGTACTGCAAGCCGGCGATCCGGCCCTCGACCGGCTCGCCGCGGCCCGCCAGCTCGGCGCGAACCTGGCAGCCGACCAGGCTCTCCATCAGGTCGAGCATGCCGGTGCCTGCCCGCAGCGACAGCGGGTTGGCCTCGCTGCGGGCACCGGCCGGAATGTCGTAGTCGATGCAGGCAACCTGGCCACCGGAACGGTCGAGCACGGTCAGGCTCTTCAGCGCGTCGTCGAGGTCTTCGTCCCGGAAGGCCAGGCGCAGGGAGTCTCCCTGAACGCGGCCCTCGCGCTCGACCATTGCGACACCGTGCTTGTAGAAGGTGATGCGGCGGACGGGAAGCGGGGAGGAAGAGTTCATTCGGCGGCTCCTTCGAGGCCGTTCGGGTCGGGTTGCCCGATCGGTGCGAACGAGTATCCGGGGCGCGGGGCTCATGGCGTGAGCCTGGTTCGCGAGACCTCGAACGGGATCGTCCGGATGGCCTCGGCCGCCTGGCGGATTGCCTGCGGGGACGCGCCGCGGGACGATCGCGCCAGGGGGACGAGCAGGCGAGCGCGGTTGCTTGCCGAGCGGACGGCTCGGGAGGACAATGTGTATGTGAAAGGCATTGCATACACATCATGCGAACGAACATCGTGATCGACGACGAGCTGATGAAGCAGGTGCTGAAGGCAACCGGCCTGAGGACCAAGCGCGAGGCGGTCGAACTCGGCTTGCGGACCCTGCTACGCCTGCGCCGGCAGCAGGAGATCCGCAAGTTCCGCGGCAAGCTGCACTGGGAAGGAGACCTGGATGCGATGAGGACCGACCGTTGATCCTCGTCGACTCGAGCGTCTGGATCGACTACTTCCGGGGCGCTCGCACGCCCGAGGCGGACCGCCTGGACGCCCTCCTCGACACCGAGTTGCTCGCCACCGGCGACCTGATCCTCGCCGAGGTGCTGCAGGGCTTCCGCAGCGACCGCGAGTTCGAGCAGGCGCGCAGGCTGCTGTCGCGGCTCGAGATCGTGGCCCTGGGTGGGGCGGAGATCGCGGTGCAGGCGGCGAGGAACTTCCGTGCGCTGCGGGAGCGGGGCGTCACGCCGCGCAAGACGATCGACACGGTGATCGCCACCCGCTGCATCGCCGGCGGTTACGCGCTGCTCTACAGCGACCGCGACTTCGACCCCTTCGTCGAGCACCTCGGCCTGCGCGCGGCGTAGCGCCGGCGCTTTACGCCGCGACCGTCCAGCGCATAAGGTTGCGTATCGCGCAGATCGCGCACGCCTCCCACAGAGGAAACGCCCATGACCTGGATCGTCGTTCTCGTCGTCGTCGCCGTCGTGGCCGGCTGGCTGGTCGCGACCTACAACGGCCTGGTCAGGCGCCGCAACATGGCCGAGGAAGGCTGGAGCGGCATCGACGTGCAGCTCAAGCGCCGCGCCGACCTGATCC
This genomic window from Zeimonas sediminis contains:
- a CDS encoding type II toxin-antitoxin system VapB family antitoxin, whose translation is MRTNIVIDDELMKQVLKATGLRTKREAVELGLRTLLRLRRQQEIRKFRGKLHWEGDLDAMRTDR
- a CDS encoding PIN domain nuclease, with product MILVDSSVWIDYFRGARTPEADRLDALLDTELLATGDLILAEVLQGFRSDREFEQARRLLSRLEIVALGGAEIAVQAARNFRALRERGVTPRKTIDTVIATRCIAGGYALLYSDRDFDPFVEHLGLRAA